One segment of Apus apus isolate bApuApu2 chromosome 1, bApuApu2.pri.cur, whole genome shotgun sequence DNA contains the following:
- the RWDD2B gene encoding RWD domain-containing protein 2B, protein MSPPGALTPAAAPQETAEMSNREEAGVQASELDLLSSMFPYEEEFVVTDQLAVAELKHYVENESAEMPSSKVQFILNVKPEAPNASTVEFSMACALPFKYPTVLPEVTVRSSLLSRSQQVHLNSDLKMYLMQNCSGEPCMLSAREWVKDHAAAYIDKEISSSSVATSNATQSEDVTFTRLWIYSHHIYNKQKRKNIIDWAKELSLSGFCMPGKPGVVCVEGLLSSCEEFWSRVRRLTWKRILIRHREDVSLEGGGHAEIQKQRKFSTLEEKCFDAHGARGNHMDLGQLYRFLEEKGCADIFQMYFGVEGQ, encoded by the exons ATGTCCCCGCCAGGTGCGCTGACGCCCGCAGCCGCGCCCCAG GAAACGGCAGAAATGAGTAACCGAGAAGAAGCCGGGGTGCAGGCTTCGGAATTAGACTTGCTCTCTAGCATGTTTCCTTACGAGGAAGAGTTTGTTGTGACTGACCAGCTGGCTGTAGCAGAACTGAAGCACTATGTTGAAAACGAGTCTGCAGAGATGCCATCTTCAAAAGTTCAGTTTATACTGAATGTGAAGCCAGAAGCCCCTAATGCCTCTACG gtgGAATTCTCTATGGCCTGTGCTTTACCTTTTAAATATCCCACCGTTCTACCAGAAGTTACTGTGAG gtCATCGTTATTAAGCCGTTCTCAGCAGGTTCATCTGAACTCTGAcctgaaaatgtatttgatgCAAAACTGCAGTGGTGAACCGTGCATGTTGAGTGCAAGGGAATGGGTTAAAGACCATGCAGCTGCTTATATTGACAAAGAGATTTCGTCTTCCTCAGTGGCAACATCAAATGCCACACAGTCAGAAGATGTCACGTTCACTCGGCTGTGGATCTACAGTCATCACATTTAtaacaagcaaaaaagaaagaatattatTGACTGGGCCAAGGAGCTCTCTCTGTCAGGGTTTTGCATGCCAGGGAAACCGGGTGTTGTTTGTGTTGAAGGTCTGCTAAGTAGTTGTGAAGAGTTCTGGTCAAG AGTAAGACGATTGACGTGGAAAAGGATCCTTATTCGACACAGGGAAGATGTTTCTTTGGAAGGGGGAGGGCATGCTGAGattcagaaacaaagaaagttctccactttggaagaaaaatgttttgatgcACATGGTGCCAGAGGAAATCACATGGATTTGGGGCAGCTGTATCggtttttagaagaaaaaggatgTGCTGACATTTTTCAGATGTACTTTGGGGTTGAAGGGCAGTGA